A stretch of Natronococcus sp. CG52 DNA encodes these proteins:
- a CDS encoding peroxidase-related enzyme (This protein belongs to a clade of uncharacterized proteins related to peroxidases such as the alkylhydroperoxidase AhpD.) encodes MSDSGPDPELEADAMDRFPVPDFEDLPEDLRERIAEETERAGFTPNVFSALSYKPSHFRAFFEYHDALVEDTALEREEIEMIVVAVSGVNHCYYCNVAHGALVRIYADDPLLADQLVANYRTADINDAHRTMLDVAVKLTERPTEVEDEDLEALREAGFSEEALWDIASVTAFYNLSNRLAMFAGMRPNDEFHTLGRD; translated from the coding sequence CGAAGCCGACGCGATGGATCGATTCCCCGTTCCCGATTTCGAGGACCTGCCGGAGGATCTTCGGGAACGAATCGCCGAGGAAACCGAACGCGCCGGCTTTACCCCGAACGTGTTCTCGGCGCTGTCGTACAAGCCCTCGCACTTCCGGGCGTTCTTCGAGTACCACGACGCCCTCGTCGAAGACACCGCCCTCGAGCGCGAGGAGATCGAGATGATCGTCGTCGCGGTGTCGGGCGTCAACCACTGCTACTACTGCAACGTGGCCCACGGCGCGCTCGTGCGGATTTACGCCGACGATCCGCTGCTGGCAGACCAGCTGGTCGCCAACTACCGGACGGCGGACATCAACGACGCCCACCGGACGATGCTCGATGTCGCCGTGAAACTCACCGAACGGCCGACCGAGGTCGAGGATGAGGACCTCGAGGCGCTGCGCGAGGCCGGCTTCAGCGAGGAGGCACTCTGGGACATCGCCTCCGTCACCGCGTTCTACAACCTGAGCAACCGGCTGGCGATGTTCGCCGGCATGCGGCCGAACGACGAGTTCCATACGCTAGGTCGCGACTGA